The following proteins are encoded in a genomic region of Alnus glutinosa chromosome 8, dhAlnGlut1.1, whole genome shotgun sequence:
- the LOC133876146 gene encoding uncharacterized protein LOC133876146, with protein sequence MALTAKKKLAFVDGSLPQPSIDAGVKHHAWVRCNNMILSWILNSVSKEIAASIIDIDSCYGMWLDLKEHFSQKNGPRVFQLQKSISVLLQGNSSVSFYFTLLKSLWDELSNYRPIPPYSCGGMQVVAAHYHQEYVYQFLIGLNESFAAIRGQILLLEPLPSVNKVFSLVIQEEKQQEISVKSHILNQESTALMTKSTGPPARFTKQPYRKDKPICAHCGVPGHIADKCYHLHRFPLGFKFTKNLRNSAPIHSANHVQEVDLNSVPQQNPPQQAVPQLTITPDQCQ encoded by the coding sequence ATGGCTCTTACGGCCAAGAAAAAATTGGCTTTTGTTGATGGAAGTCTTCCTCAACCTTCGATCGATGCTGGTGTCAAACATCACGCTTGGGTGCGCTGCAACAATATGATTCTGTCTTGGATCCTCAATTCAGTCTCGAAGGAAATTGCGGCCAGTATCATCGATATCGACTCTTGTTACGGTATGTGGCTTGATCTCAAGGAACATTTTTCTCAGAAAAATGGTCCTAGGGTTTTTCAATTACAGAAATCAATTTCTGTTCTTTTGCAAGGAAACTCTTCTGTGAGTTTTTACTTCACATTGCTTAAGTCTCTGTGGGATGAGCTTAGCAATTATAGGCCTATTCCTCCCTATTCTTGTGGTGGAATGCAAGTGGTCGCTGCTCACTATCATCAGGAATATGTTTATCAATTCCTGATAGGGCTCAACGAATCCTTTGCTGCCATCCGTGGTCAGATTTTACTTTTGGAGCCTTTACCATCAGTTAACAAAGTCTTCTCTTTAGTTATtcaagaagagaaacaacaagaGATTTCGGTCAAGTCTCACATCCTCAATCAGGAGTCCACTGCTCTTATGACGAAATCTACTGGACCACCAGCTCGTTTCACCAAACAGCCTTATCGCAAGGATAAGCCCATTTGTGCTCATTGTGGCGTGCCAGGTCACATTGCCGACAAATGTTATCACCTACACAGGTTTCCACTGGGGTTCAAGTTCACGAAGAATCTTCGGAATTCTGCTCCTATTCATTCTGCAAATCATGTGCAAGAGGTTGATTTGAATTCTGTTCCTCAGCAGAATCCACCTCAACAAGCTGTACCTCAGCTCACCATCACGCCTGATCAGTGCCAATAG